Genomic DNA from Desulfuromonas versatilis:
TCGGCCGCCATGTCTCCCTGGGGCAGGGTTTCTGCGGAGAGCGGCTGAACCATCCCGGCAACCTGCAGGGCCCCGGCAGGCAGCTCCTCGAGCTGCTCCAGCAGCTCGGCAAGCTGCTGCGGCAGCTCGGCAGAAAATTCCTCGCCGAGATTGGCCAGTTCGGGCATCGGCAAACCGGTGACGGCCTGCTGGCCGCCGAACATGGCGAGCAGGGCCTCCATCCCCTTGGGGCTGCCGTTGCCCTGGGCGGTGAGCACCGCCTGGAGCTGCTCCAGAAACGCTCCGCCGCCTGCGGCCGAAGGGCCCTTGGCCTGGCCCTGGGGGGCCATGGGCAGCAATCCTTCGAGATTGATAGCCATCATCTGCATTCTGTTTCACCTCCTTTCCTGGAAATTTTTCTTCACCTGGAAGAAATGCTTTCTCAGCGGGCCCCGAGTTCCGAGTAGGCGGCGCTGAGGCTGGTGGCCTTGTCCTGGTCCATGGCGTCGAGCAGACGTCCCGCCGCCTTGGCTTTCATGCCGGAGAGGATCTGCACCGCCAGGTCCTGATCGAGTTCGCTCATCAGGCCGGCGGCCTGGGCCGGCTCCATCTTTTCGTACATGCGGCTGAGCTGCTTGATCCGCCTGGTCTCGATCTCATCCTTCTGCGCCAGCTGTTTTTCCAGCTCCTGGCGCATGTTTCTGAGCTCGTCGAGTTTCTTATCGACCTCGGCCTGCAAACTCTTTAGCTCAATTTCCCGCAAGGCGAGCATTTCTTCCTTTTTCGCGTATTCGGCCTGCAGACGGGCTCGCTCCTGCTGCAGCGAATAGCGGATGCGCCGCTCCTCGACGCTGCCGAACTGCTGATTCTCGCCCGGCGCCTGCTGCTGCCCCCAGGCGGTCGTCGAGCCGAGAACCAGCAGCAGACAGGCTCCCAGGGCCGCCCTTTTCAACCTTGGCCAATTTTTCATGGCGTCACCTCTTGTAATGCTGGACCGCGATCTCGTCCAGAAAAGCCATCTCCCTGCGGCGCTGTTCGGCCTCGAACTCGCTCAACTGGCGCTCCTTGACCTTTTCCAGCAGCTTCTTCTCCTGGCTCGCCTCGCCCAGGGCCCGGCGCCGCTCCGCCACCTCCTCGCCGGCGGCCTCCCACTCTTCGAGGGCGGCCGCCACCACCTTGACCTTGTGGCTGATGTGGTCACTGTGCAGGGCGAACTCGTGGGGCGCCATCCCCTGGCGCTGGCGCGTATCGAAGTCGGCCTGCAGATGTTCCAGCGCCTCCTGCTCGCGCACCAGCCGGGTCAGCAGGTCGGCTTCGCGCTGCTGGGCGGCGGCCAGCTGCTGCCTGGCCAGGTCTTCGCGCAGGCTGCGGTAGTCGAGCACGGACTGGAGTTTGAACTGCTTGCTCATGGAATGTCCTTTTCAGAATGGGCGGATGGTCAGGAGGAAGGGGCAGGCAGGTCGCGGGACGGCAGGGGAGCCTGGATGTTCAGCCGAGGCCGAGGGCGCTCAGGCCATCGAGGGCGCCCTGCATGTCGACCCACTGGTCCATCTCCTGGCGCAGAAAATCGTTGACCGCCTCGATCCGCTTCAGGGCGTGATCGATGCGGGGGTTGCTCCCGGCGGCATAGGCGCCGATGTTGACCAGGTCTTCGGCTTCGCGGTAGGTGGCCAGCACTTCGCGCAGGCGCCCGGCGAGCCGCATGTGCTCGGCGGGAACGATGTCGCGCATGACGCGGCTGGCCGAGGTCAGGATGTCGATGGCCGGGTAGTGATTCTTCGCCGCCAGGGCCCGCGAGAGCACGATGTGCCCGTCGAGGATCGAACGCACCGCGTCGGCGATCGGCT
This window encodes:
- the fliJ gene encoding flagellar export protein FliJ: MSKQFKLQSVLDYRSLREDLARQQLAAAQQREADLLTRLVREQEALEHLQADFDTRQRQGMAPHEFALHSDHISHKVKVVAAALEEWEAAGEEVAERRRALGEASQEKKLLEKVKERQLSEFEAEQRRREMAFLDEIAVQHYKR
- a CDS encoding MotE family protein; protein product: MKNWPRLKRAALGACLLLVLGSTTAWGQQQAPGENQQFGSVEERRIRYSLQQERARLQAEYAKKEEMLALREIELKSLQAEVDKKLDELRNMRQELEKQLAQKDEIETRRIKQLSRMYEKMEPAQAAGLMSELDQDLAVQILSGMKAKAAGRLLDAMDQDKATSLSAAYSELGAR